In Nyctibius grandis isolate bNycGra1 chromosome 17, bNycGra1.pri, whole genome shotgun sequence, the genomic stretch CAGTGCCAGAATCCATCAGTCATGTTTTCACATAGTTACCAGTTTATTTTAGCATAGAGGAGTTTGAATTCAGTACGGGCAACAGCTGTACCCGTTAAGCCTTAACATGGTTATAAGAATGCATAAATACAAACTACTTACAAATCTATTCTTTAGAGGCAGATAAATTGAAGGGAAGGCTAGGCCTGGAACAGCCATGTCCTTATCTGTAACCCCCTAGTTACTCAGCTGATCAGATATTAGCCTCCTCATTCTACTTACCCTGGCACAAAATTTTTTAACTCTATCTCTACCATATTAAGTTCAGTCCTTGGTTTGTTCAGTATACTGGCAACCAAGCAGGAGTAATTAAAGATAGGTTGTAGATCATCAACAGGATTCTTTGCCTTTACTTTTAAGTAAGTTCCCCCAATTACATCCTGAAAACAAATTGCATTTTTCACAAGACTGGTActtatgtttcatttaaaaagccCTTGACTTAGCTAGACAATGTTTATTATCAAGGAACAGCCAGAATCTCTATTCCATTTGAAGACATTAACACATTAAGTGTATATTACTTAGTATGCAAACTGAGGAATAATTTCTCATTATAGGAgcaccctttctttttttctaattggtAACAGAGCAGAATTAGAAGCAGAAGAGTTCTTTCACCCTGTTAAAGATAGGAACTATGCGATTTAAGTAGGTCAGCCAGCATAGATACAGctagaaaacagatttcattcCAGTTGTGTATACAATAACCAACAAGGGACACTGTTGGTCATCAGTTTACACAAAtcaaaaaggcagaaaggggtaggagaggcagggagaaggcAGCACACAAGGTTGCCTGCTGTCACAGTCTGTCATGAGCTTTGTACAAGAAAGCTAATAAAGTACTGAGAACTTTCTTAGTTCCCCATTAAAGCACCGTTAATCTCTCTCTCTAAAAGATCTGAGCAAGGTAAGAGGTTAGCTTCAAGCACTCCAGGAAAGGGACAAGTCACTGTAATGAGACAAGGATTTTGTAagctttttaaagataaatgacACCAAGCTAAACAACTGCCTGGAAGTGGCAAATACCCAGGCACTTTTTTGTtacttaatatttaattaaccCCAGACATAGGTTCTGCAAGTTTGTgctcaaaagcaagaaaaattgaGTGGACAGGGCAAACTCTTCCCTGTTTCTGATGAAAGCTGTAAAAAATTTCTACTTTTAACAAGTACTAGGCTGAGAAATTCCTGAAAGCTGCAAGGACACTTGGGTTACAGGATGAAGTATAGTTTATGCTGGCTGTTTATCAAGAAACAAAGATCCTTCCAttgtttttcagaggaaaaaaaagcttcagctaCATCTAGGTTATAGAAGAACTCAGACTCTTAAAACTCAGCAGGACCCTTGTGGGGGAAGGATAGAATCATATATTTTCACCTACCTAAGGCCACCATATAACCTTCAAAGTTGTCATTGCTGATAAGGTTCCAGGTTCCACTGAAATCCACAGGCATTGCCAGGCTGTGGACAGAAGACACAGTCAACCTCTGaccaaaaagcaaaagtgaagAAGTAGTTTTCTAGCCAAGCCTTATATAAGGAAGACTGTGGGTGGGATTACATTGCAGAGCCTTTCTGATGGAGGGGAAGGGTAGTGTTGCTGAGCCAATGGGTGAGAGGGTATCTGTAGATCAGCTCATCTGCGTTGCAGGGAAAAGTTCAGAGTTTCTGAAATCTTTGTGTGGAGCAAATGTTAATAGCCCAAGAGTCGTAATGCAAACCAAAAACTGGTTTAAACCATTTATGTCCATCTTGTATACTTCAAAGGGAATAACGGACAGATTTTGTCATTACTAAATTTCCCTGCATGTGTATTGATCTGTGGCTTTATGACCTGAAATGCACATATTTGTTGAAAAGGTGATCTACCCACTGTAAATACATGCTATATTTGAACAGACAGGGATTGACTGTTAAACTGTGGAGAGTATTGTATCAGCAAATTTTAAAGCAGTACCTATGACACAGTAATAGAGATAAGTATTATATCTTGTTGGTTTACGTCTGGGGTGAATAGTAGGCAGCATCATTGTCTAGTGGTTGttacagaaaagtgaaagaCTAATCTTGTTTGTATATGTTATTTTCTGATGTGACTCTCAACACAGATCTACTGTGCCACAGTTTACCTATTGGTGTTCTGGTTTCTTTAATGCTGTTAGTTATATCGTAGTTAAATGAACGTACATATacaaaattctttattttctcagatGCCTTTTACCAGACAGAAAGTGTGTGTAACAGTTAGGCATGAGACAGCAGATCCAGAGGCCTGAGCTCTGTTCCCGGTTCTGCAGCTCTGTATTTATCAGTTTTCCTAGATAGGCAAGAGGATGAATACCTGTTCTTGCAATCCACTTTCAGCTCCTAAAAACAGCTAATAGCAATAACAAATTCAAAAAGTAGTCTCATGTATATGGAAGATGTAGCTCTcccctttgctttttattcttgaCACATCCAGTAAAGGAGAGATGATACAGAAGTTATTCCCACTGATGCTTTATTAGATGCTATACATTGGGGCAGAGCATATAGGGAGTAGAGCACAGGATGCGGCAGGTAAGCTTCAGTGTtggacttcagaaaaaaagtgagagaaatcTCTTAAGTGATGACCCAGCCATGTGTTTTGAAAAGTGAATAAAGAATGCTTGACTTTGAAGAGAAAGGACATCTAAGGAATTTGGAAGtgagattttatttcctttagaaGATACATAATTCTCCAATCTCTTGCAGTTCCTCCATCTGTGGTTACTTTTTGCAAACTATATGTCTTATTGTTATAATCTACCAACTGAGAAATATGAATGTAATAATCCTGAACTAGGCACTCTAGAATTGCTAAGTACAGAAGAGAACTTCGTACTTCAGTTTCCTCATTggtaaaatgaggaaaacaatcATTCCTGAAGACAGGAGTATGCTTTGAGCATTAGCTTAATCCCACATTTTAAGTGGTCGGATAGGACAGTAATGAGCACCACAATGAAGGCtgtgttaaaagaaaaacccaaaattgATAGGCAAGAGAAATATTAACTGTGTTGCTCCCTGTAAAAAGGGAATTTGGAATTCTGAATCTTGAATGAGGAAACTCATCTATAGCTACTACATTTATCTATTTACAGATTTGGGTTAGGCTGAATAAAAAGATAgtattttgcagagaaaattaaGTTTCCCTGAACTTTAGCTACATTTTTGGAGCTGACAGTTTGACCTATATGACTCACAGAATCATGCGAGTAGGAAATTAGAACGTCAGATCTTGTTTCCTGTTTGCAGAGGGATATTGTTCTCTAACCTATGCTAAACTAGGAATGgcacagagaaatgcaaattaatGTTTCCCCTGGACTCAAATAGTAACATTTCACCCATATGTTGCTATTACGAGGTTATGGTAGTAAAGCACTGTTGCAATACTACTGACTTTTCCAAGTAAAGAGAAGTCAGTACTTGGATAAGCCTGAAtataacattttaattgaaaattaagATTATGCAGATTGTCTGGGATGTGGTGCTCCTTTCTGttaaaaagtgtaatttttgAACAATGATGTTCTGTTTTGTATAGACAAAACTGTACTGACATCATTCTACCTACTTAAAAATCATGCAGTCATCAGACATCAGATTTGGTTAATAACGGGATGACTAAAATTAGCATATTacatgcaatttattttattgaaagacCCATCACACGTAAGTACATTAAAAACCAGTGAAATATAACTGTTTTAAGACCAAAGCTTTATAAAACATCCTATTGAATTTGCAGTTTCTCTAGAATTACACAAAGTGCACGAACACACACCAGCATCATTATTTAGAAGAATAAACCTAGACTTAAAGTGCAGTTTTACTCTGAAAAGTGACCACATAGATAGGGTGCTTTCCCATTAGAAAGATCTGCTGTTTATTCAGACGCACACTGGTTGACTCGAGtgctgaaaagacatttttctcacCCTCTATTCTTCCCAGTCATAAAGAGAGACAGTGAGCAAAAGAGAACAGCAGATCTTGTCCCGTCCTACACACCATCAATAATATAGTTATCTGCAATCAGTTACGGCAGTTAGATTGCTAAGGTGTCACGGGGGGCATAATTTATCCTTCAGTACCTTTATTACTATTGATGATAAATAAACCCAACCTCATTATTGAAGAACAGTGTAAGCTTGCCTGAGctctaggggaaaaaatagcagaCTAAGCACATATGATGCAGGAATCACCAAGAACAAAACCTCAGAATCCTTGATGCTACTTTCTGTCACAGTGCTGTTACAGCTGCACTTCTAAGTTGTGACTTGATTTTATTACGCTCATCTCCTTGTAGATTCCCTGTAGACAGCCACCTTTACAGGCTGGAACTAGTAGAACACAGATGTTCTTGTGTATGTTAATTGCAGAATTTAATGTGAGGCTCCAAGTTTGCAGGCCTGATGCTAGCTCCACTGCAGGTTACAGGTTTTCCCAACGGTGTCTTGACTCTGCTACTGAGTTTTATATGAGCCTTGCAGACCTTAGGGCCACCTGTGATGTTCTGTGTTTGGCTTCTGGCTTCCAGACTCCCCCTAAGCTCCTAGCAAAGCCTAGACCTCTGCCTCAGCTCTTTGGGGAccccctgcccagggaaggAGGATGACGGGTTGTCACGGTTATTCTGGAACATGTCCCTGGTTCTAGACTTGCCCAACAGCATCTAGGCTTACTGCCCTGGGAGTCTCACATTCTGCTGGCTTTGTAGATCTGAAAAATGTGAACAGAGTCATCCTGTGGAGATTGTATGAAAAAGCTGTTGGCCAATTAGGTAGTGTCTTGGAAACCTTGACATTTTTAATAAGGCACATAGTCCAAACAAAAATGGGATGACGGCAAATAAAGGGAGGTATAATTCTATCACCATGACATTCACAGTGCCTCTCTAGTTTATATTCACATAATACAGACAATATACTGTTAGATTCAATATCGGATTTctagcaaagaaaaacatttcacttaTGTACAGTCTTAATATCCTACCATTTCTTCTCAACTccagttttacagaaaacaattcTGGCTATATACATTTGGCTCAAAAGTATattattatttgaaataaaggGACAACTGTCTGAGAATCAGTGCAATGACACTATTATTAATTTCTATCCATTAAATCAATGGCTATAAACTAGTTTCTGAAGTAGGTCTGTCCTTCCATGAGAAACAGTGCTGAGCTTAACATGCAGCTCTGGAAATGTGAGTGGAAAAGTAAAGCACAAGGCATTTCTGGGAGCAAACTGCATGACGGCAGACAAACAGGCTGCATATTTGAAAGGCAGGCAGCTCAAAGCATGGCATATCTACCACCACTTCAGCCAGCAGGAAATTTTTGCCTTCCAGGATGGAGCTAATTTCTTTGAGGTGCACCACATGTtggcaatttaaaaacaaactgagtTATATAGGTTTGCTATCAGTAAGTGgtacattttgaaattaaatggcTCTGTCTGTTACAACACCATAACTTATTAAAAGTATttgtgttaatattttataaatagcaGTCAGAGCAGTCTGAGTTAAAACTAAccagaacattttcatttgttttatttgtaattctCATATGCAAGTGTGAATTTTTATACTTAGTTCACTGCACTGTgacaaaatgtttaaatgtgaAAATCTTATTATTGGATTTAAAAAAGATTGTGTAGGTCCAATTATTGAGTGCATCAAACCTCAACAGCAACTGCATATGTACTAAAGCCACAGAATTAGCCCActatttacttaaaaaaaaaaaaaaaaatcacaaacaacCCCTAAGAAACACAGTTTCCTGGACTTAACTGTAGcttttttcacagcagaaagtAAGTTAGTTGTATAGTGCCTTAGTTCTTGGAATTACTTGCATATTTCTGTAAGGGAGCCAAGACAACCTCAGCATTCCTGTCTTCACTCTCTGGAccatacagattatttttttcaatgtatgCTTGAACTACATCAGGCACTAGGTAACGAATGCTCTGGCCCCTCCGCAGTGCTCTTCTAATCTTGGTAGAGGAAATGTCATTTGTGATCCATTCTTCCACAAGGTGAATGTTATTCTTATGTCTCCACAAAATATCAGATTCATAGATGAATTTCTGAACGCTGTTTCCAGCCCGAGTGATGCATACAAGGCCATGATTTTCCACAATTTCAGTGATGTCCTCCAACTTCCACAGATTGGGGATCCCAAAAGATTCCAGTATGTCACTTCCACAAAGCAGTTTAACCTGTGGGAcaccttaaaaaagaaaaataagtgaggAACAGGGCTTGTTTTAGGCTGCCAGATTTTAGCTAACTCGATGGGGACATTTAATTTCTAGGCTACTTCTCTGTACCTTTGGTTAAGATGAGACAAtggaatgaaattttaaaaaattcagagcaTATAATTTATAATTAGTAGCCTCAATACaggatttttctcaaaaaaaggtTATGGGAGTCCCTTTGTTCAAAAGGACTGGAAAATAAACTCTAATATGCTCATTTAGCCTTGGGGTGAATCAATCACTGTGAGGatcaaagtaaaagaaaatatagagaAAATTCCAGAATAGCTAAGTATGAAAGGATATGGTAATGCTGTTAAAACTTTATCTGACATTCCATAGAGTTACAAAGGAGGAGCTAGCTTTTACAGGACAGGGGGCAGAGGGGATtatgtaaaaggaaagaaagcatggcccaaaaaaaaaccccacagactGTGACCTGACTTCAGGGGACTCTCTTCCATACTATGTTTTATAGGGGATCTAGAGAAGCATGCAGATAGAAACCACCTTAAAGTAATGGAAGCAAAATTGAGAGTGCTACAGATTTGCAGCTTCCAGTAATGTCACAGGTTGGTAGGAATGTAGTACAACATCTGTCAACATAATATGAAAAAAGCCTGTCTGATGCTGTTCGTCTCTTCTTTGAATACACTTACTTTAAAACACTACCAATTAAACAGTAGAATTTGGAAAGGTTGAAAGGAAGAAGTCAAGATTTGCTAACATAAAGGATTAAGATGGTCATTATGCAAGGCCATTCAAATTCTATATGAATAGATATAATTGTACATGTTAAGCTAAAGAACTAAAATTAAGATCTAAAAgcaataagcaaaataaatgctacTTAAAATTACAAAGCCAAGCTACGTCTGTTGTATGAAGttttaaattacaatttaaaatgaTCCTGTGCCCGGACACATTTTGAATTTCAGGACTTaatcctgtcttttctttcttcagcaaCTTATAATATGATCCAAAATTCTCAGCTGTAACTACAGTTTAACAAAGTTCTGTAGGTAAAATGGATAGCTCAGACCTGTTTCGGTTCAAATTTATATTATCTTGAGTATTTTTCATGTCCTATACATTTTACCCTTACAGTCACCTTGTTACAAAGCATACTGTTTTATGCTGTGGATCTAAGGGAATAAACTTACTCAGTGAAATCAGAACCAAGAACTCGCATTAGAAACAGTTACTCATCAGCACAATTCCCTTGAAATAGCAAGTGTTGTTAAGCATTTGATTTGTGAACAGACTTAACTTTTTATATCTGgactctgatttttctttttaacggGGTCATGCCTATTTGGTTCCTGTTTCCTCTTCCGTCCTGGCTTTGTTAAAGGTATAGCATTCTGCACACTGTTCGTGGGATCAGGAGATAAAAGCTTTTGATGATGGTACCTGCAAAACAGATGTATTTTAGGTATTTTAAAGATGTAGGACAATATAGGGAAGAGTAAGGCCTACTAAATAATCTATCACCACTTCCTCTTGCTGTACTTTCACAGACAATCCATGCAAGAACTGATCTGCTGGAACAGGGACTTGTGAGAGCTGGGTCGTGAGATGGCCAAAGTGCAAAGATTTCAAAGCAACAACTACaaggttggtttgtttcttctttaataacaatgttttaaaaagaacctCAGTGAAGTAGCAGTGACTGAAAgagtaaaaaatgtaaaacttaaAAAGATATTCCTTCAGACAATTCTCATGCCAGGCTTTAAATACACAAATGGGCAGCATAGAACAATTGGAATTAAATGACAGAAGCTTGTGTAACATGTGTCTACCCTATTCTAGTCTTATCCTTCTTCATGAATGCCTTTTCAGCACAAAAATTGAATAAAACCTAAGAAACAATATATCTTAAAAATTGTTCACAGGCTCTGTATGTTTAAGAGTAATGGTGCAATCTTTCATTTACAATGCTTATATAAACGTACTTCTGACTTCACTGAGTCTATTCATATGATTTGGGGTTAGCCTGCTATTATTCTAACTTGTTAGAGCTAACACCATTCCTTATCCTTCTATAGGTTCTTGAGACTTTTTAGGGTTTGGCTGAAGAATACCTTAAAACTTTTAGTGTTTCCAACCACTCACTCTGGCTGCTTTCCCAATCATCAACTTCCACCCAATCTGAGGTTTTTGTAGCTAGTTTTGCCATAGTTACTCGGTGATTCGCACTGATCAGACCTTTCTTCTTATATGCATCACCTACTGGTGAAATTATTCCCTTGATTACTTTGtattttcctgtggaaaaaacaCATCACACAAGAACATGAAAAGTGGTTGAGCAGATGTTACTTCCACTGTATTGTATTTGAACAATTACATAACCATTATTCACTGCAGTCCCTAGGAACACCAAAGCCAGCTCTGACAGCCGGCCCAGTGGAAAAGTACAGTACACTTCTGCCCTTGTGCAAGGCAGCACAGTTAAAGATTTAGTAAGATATATTAGAAAGATATGTTTCTATAAAGAAAACCTGTGAAACTCATGCTTTAGCTCATTAAAATTAGTAGTAAGACTGTCCTCTCATGCATTTGGCCTACATGATTTTCTGCGATACATACATGCATACTAGCTTCAACATCTAATTAGTATTTCCAAAAAATATCTATCACTGTCAAACAGGCATTCAGATACACAAAATAGTCACCTTAACATTTAAGTGTCTATTAATCAGAGCTGTCTGAATGATCTAAACTACCATCCTACCTGTTTCATGAAAGTAGTCTTTAGCCAGCTCAAATAACCTCAGATGCATGTTGGTAATGGGATTGAAGGACCCACAGGCCAGCAGTACTACTTCAGTCTTCTTGTCAGGATCTTCCATAGCCACTCCTTGCAGCTACAGAACCAAGTGGAGAACGTTGCTGCTAGTTACCAGCCACTACAAGAAGAGACCAGATGAAAAAATAGTTATTCCTACTTATTTGTGCTGCCAATATCAAATTGAACactgtattttccttccatCAATATTTGGCCTGTGATTGTTCATGTAATACTGCATTATCCAGTTTTTAAGAGATTAAAACCACCGCCTCTCGTTCTTTCTGGTTGTCCCTGGATAGAGGTACAATGCCAGGTGCTGAGACAGCAGTGGCATTACATTGCAGAAAGGGTAGTTCTTCTATGGGGCTTTAGAAATCAAGGATGTAGAGAAAAGTGAGTGTGCTAGGAAGAAGACATATGTGATAGATAAGTGAACTCACATTTGCCTTGCCCATGTATTATCAAAGCAGCTGTAGCTCCCTCCTATATGCAAgagaaaacatctttaaaaatgaaatcaccAAAAACAGGCTGCTTGCCCCAAGAGAGGACAGCGTACTGCCCactctgaagaaaagcagctcaTGCAGAAAAACTTCATGAGGAGATATTATTTGTCCTGACTGCAGGACAAACTTTATTAGAACTTTGCAGTTTTTTTAAGATGCCAAGAGACACATCTGCAGGGAACTTCCTTATACGTAACTTCCTTACTTCTAGTGCTTACAGGGGAGAATAGAACATCCTGTGACAGTTATGAGTGCTGCTACTCTAAATTGCAGTGAGTCTTTTCAGCAAAATCTATAGAACTAACATTATATTCTATTAAATtctggaggagaggaaggtTCACATTTCTTCGTTTGggatttatttacattttacacGCTCTTGGTATGCGGGAAGAGAATGCTATGGGCTAAACATGAAAACAACCAATCTACTTTGTGTACCAGTGGAACAGATGATAGAAGAatagtgaattaaaaaaagtttagtaAAAGCTGCAATTAaataccagattttttttcttttttaaaatacaacagcACTGTTCCAATTTTGaacttcagtttcagaaagctGTTTAAGAATTGGTGGAAATAAGGAAATTTCACTACTTATATTTTTGATTTCTCCTCATACTAGATGGATTTTTGCTTCTCAgtgctcttttctttcatgaGAATATTCTGGCTTGCCAAGATGGTTTCCCCTAGCCTGGCCCTGGACAAATGAAAACTGGACTATGTTATGGGCCATTctcttgctgttgctgtttgtgAGATGTGCCAGACATCTGTGTCGAGCACTGAATAGTCTGCCATTGTTTCTACAGCAACATCACTGCCTGCAAAAATCCCACAAGGTCACCCTCACATTCTGTCTCCTTTAC encodes the following:
- the NMNAT1 gene encoding nicotinamide/nicotinic acid mononucleotide adenylyltransferase 1; its protein translation is MEDPDKKTEVVLLACGSFNPITNMHLRLFELAKDYFHETGKYKVIKGIISPVGDAYKKKGLISANHRVTMAKLATKTSDWVEVDDWESSQSEWLETLKVLRYHHQKLLSPDPTNSVQNAIPLTKPGRKRKQEPNRHDPVKKKNQSPDIKSVPQVKLLCGSDILESFGIPNLWKLEDITEIVENHGLVCITRAGNSVQKFIYESDILWRHKNNIHLVEEWITNDISSTKIRRALRRGQSIRYLVPDVVQAYIEKNNLYGPESEDRNAEVVLAPLQKYASNSKN